TGGATTCCGAGAGTTCCATCAGCGGGCCAGCGCCACGCAGATGACGCCGACCACGACGACGGCGGCGCCGACGAGCCGCCGGCCCAGCTGCCTCTCACCGAGCCACAGCCGGCCGATGAGCACCGAGAGCACGATGGAGATCTCCCGTGAGGCGACGACGTAGCCCGCCTTGGAGAGCGTGAAGGCGAAGAGCACGAGGAGATAGCTCGTCAAGTTCATCGTGGACGCGATCAGGATCGTGCGCCAGTTGAGCTGCCACTCGCGGCGGAGGGCCCCGCGGCGCGCGAGGACCGGCACGGCCAGGAGCAGGCTCATGGCGACCCCCATGACGGCGAGGTACGGCACGGGGTGGAGCCGCGCGACACCCGCCTTGTCCACCAGCGAGTACGACGCGATGGTCACGCCGGTCACCAGCGCCCAGCCCGCCCCCGCGCCGAGGTGGCGGCGCACCCTCGCCGCGCCACCCGCCGCAGCGGGACCGGCCGTGATCGTGACGATGCCCAGCACGACGAGGGCGATTCCCGCCGCCCCGAGCGGCGACAGCCGCTCTTCCAGCACGAGGAGCGCCCCCACCGGCACCAGCGCCACGCCCAGGCCCCGCGCGATCGGATACACGAGGGACAGCTCCCCCGTGGCATAGGCCTTCCCGAGCGCGAAGAAGTACGCGGCGTGCACGACCGAGGTCGTCACGAGGTACGGCAGCGCCGCCGCCGGCACCCCGGCGTCCGGCAGGTACGCGATCCCGAAGGGCGCGAGGAGCACGGTCGCCAGCGACAGGGAGGACCAGAGGAAGGCCAGCTGATCGCGTGCCCGCTTGGTCAGCGCGTTCCACCCCGCGTGGAAGAGCGCGGCGGCGAGGACGAGCGCGAGCGCGGAGGCGGGCATCCGCGCCAGTGTAGGCGCCGCGCCGCCGCCCCACAAGCGGCCGCGCGCGAGCGGGCGGGCGGTTGACCGTCTCCGGGAGCCCGTGCTAAGGTTGGCCACCTTTCCGCCGCCGTGGTCATCCGTGCGCGGGCATCCACTGCCCGAGGGAGGTCGGACCATGATCGCTCTCCGCGTCGCGCTGACCCTCATGCTCGTGGGTGCCCTGGCACTGCTGGGCGGCTCTCTGCAGCCGGCCTGGGCCCAGACGATCAAGATCGGCGTCCTCTTCGATCAGAGCGGCCCGTTCTCCGCGGCCGGATCGCTCAACTGCTGGCGCGGGGCCAAGCTGATCATCGACTACGTGAACGAGCGCGGCGGCGTGCTCGGCAAGCACAGGATCGTCCGCGTGGACGGCGACAGCCAGTCCAAGGCGGAGGTCGCCATCAACGAGGCCGAGCGGCTGCTGAACGTCGAGAAGGTGGACATCCTGGCCGGCATCTACTCCAGCGCCCACGCCGTGCCGCTGGCCGAGAAGGTGGACAAGCAGAAGAAGTTCCTCTGGATCACGACGGCCATCTCGGATGCCGTCTTCAAGGACCGGAACCTGCAGTACGTGTTCCGCCCTCAGCCCAACGGTGGGCTCTTCGGCGCCGTCTCGGTCCAGTACATCGCGGCCAACTCGCAGGAGAAGCTCAAGAAGGCGGCCAAGGACCTCCGCGTCGCCGTGATCTACGAGGATGGCCCCTACGGGGCCGGCGTCGCGGCCTCCAACGAGGCCGAGGCCAAGAAGCTCGGCATGCAGGTGGTGCTCAAGGAAGGCTACTCCGTGAGCGCCCCCGACCTGTCGTCCCTGGTGACCAAGCTCCGCGCGGCCCGGGTCGACGTGCTCTTCCACACCGGGTACAACCCCGACATCGCCCTCTTCCTCCGCCAGGCCAAGGAGCAGGGCCTGCGCGTCAAGGCCTACATGGGGCACGGCGCGGGGCACAGCCAGCTCGACAAGCTCAAGGAGGCCTTCGGCAACGAGATCGAGGCCTTCCATACCGTCGATCCGGTGGCCTCCCAGCTCCTGGACCCGAAGACGCTCAAGCCCGGCGTGGGCGCCCTCACCGCCGAGATGGTCAAGCGCTACAAGGGCGAGTTCGAGCCCAACATGGCGGTGGCCGCCATCGCCCCGCACGTATCCATGGGCTTCAATAACCTCTGGATCCTGCTCAACGACGTCCTGCCCCGGGCCATCCAGAAGCACGGCGGGTGGAGCCCTGAGGCGCTCGCCAAGGCCGCTCGGGAGACCGACATCCCCGAGGCCGGCACGATGATGGGGTATGGCGTGAAGTTCTTCGGCGAGGGGCACCCCATGCGCGGCCAGAACGGGCGCGCCTTCCCGGTGGTATTCCAGGTCGTGGCAGGGAAGTTCGAGGTCGTCTACCCCAAGACCGTCGCCACCGCCGCGCCCATCCTGCCGCTTCCGGCCGCCTCGCCGTGGGCGGCCCGCTGAACTGAACTCCACCCGGCGCCGGGGGCGGAACCTTCCCCGGCGCCGGCACCCCCTCCGCCCCGTGCTGACCGTCTCGGGCCTGACCAAGCGGTTCGGCGGCTTCACCGCCCTGAGCCGGGTGTCGTTCGACGTGGCCGAGGGAGAGATCCTCGGTCTCATCGGCCCCAACGGCTCGAGCAAGACCACCATCTTCAACTGCATCTCGGGCGCCTTTCCGGCCACGGCCGGCTCCATCCGGTTCAGGGGCGATGAGATCTCCGCCCTCACGCCCGACAAGATCTGCCACCGCGGCATCGCCCGGACGTTCCAGATCCCGCGCCCCTTCCGCAAGCTCACGATCCTGGAGAACGTCGCCGTCGCCGCCCACTACGGGAGCAACGAGCGCGGCACGGAGGGCGAGGCGCGCGGCCGCGCGCGCGAGGTGCTGGCGCTGGTGGGCCTGCCCACCGACGACGGCGCGTCCACGGCGCTCCTGGGCGCCGCGGGGCTGAAGAAGCTCGAGCTGGCCCGGGCGCTCGCCACGCGGCCGACGCTGCTGCTGGCCGACGAGATCCTCGGCGGCCTCGATCCCGGCGAGATGGCCGCCGCCGCGGACATGCTCAGGCGGATCCGTCACGAGCTCAGGATCACCATCGTCTGGGTGGAGCACATCATGGCCACCCTCATGCGGGTGGTGGATCGCGTCGTGGTGCTCGACCACGGCGAGAAGATCGCCGAGGGCCGGCCGGTCGACGTGGCGGAGGATCCGAA
This sequence is a window from Candidatus Rokuibacteriota bacterium. Protein-coding genes within it:
- a CDS encoding EamA family transporter translates to MPASALALVLAAALFHAGWNALTKRARDQLAFLWSSLSLATVLLAPFGIAYLPDAGVPAAALPYLVTTSVVHAAYFFALGKAYATGELSLVYPIARGLGVALVPVGALLVLEERLSPLGAAGIALVVLGIVTITAGPAAAGGAARVRRHLGAGAGWALVTGVTIASYSLVDKAGVARLHPVPYLAVMGVAMSLLLAVPVLARRGALRREWQLNWRTILIASTMNLTSYLLVLFAFTLSKAGYVVASREISIVLSVLIGRLWLGERQLGRRLVGAAVVVVGVICVALAR
- a CDS encoding ABC transporter substrate-binding protein, whose protein sequence is MLVGALALLGGSLQPAWAQTIKIGVLFDQSGPFSAAGSLNCWRGAKLIIDYVNERGGVLGKHRIVRVDGDSQSKAEVAINEAERLLNVEKVDILAGIYSSAHAVPLAEKVDKQKKFLWITTAISDAVFKDRNLQYVFRPQPNGGLFGAVSVQYIAANSQEKLKKAAKDLRVAVIYEDGPYGAGVAASNEAEAKKLGMQVVLKEGYSVSAPDLSSLVTKLRAARVDVLFHTGYNPDIALFLRQAKEQGLRVKAYMGHGAGHSQLDKLKEAFGNEIEAFHTVDPVASQLLDPKTLKPGVGALTAEMVKRYKGEFEPNMAVAAIAPHVSMGFNNLWILLNDVLPRAIQKHGGWSPEALAKAARETDIPEAGTMMGYGVKFFGEGHPMRGQNGRAFPVVFQVVAGKFEVVYPKTVATAAPILPLPAASPWAAR
- a CDS encoding ABC transporter ATP-binding protein is translated as MLTVSGLTKRFGGFTALSRVSFDVAEGEILGLIGPNGSSKTTIFNCISGAFPATAGSIRFRGDEISALTPDKICHRGIARTFQIPRPFRKLTILENVAVAAHYGSNERGTEGEARGRAREVLALVGLPTDDGASTALLGAAGLKKLELARALATRPTLLLADEILGGLDPGEMAAAADMLRRIRHELRITIVWVEHIMATLMRVVDRVVVLDHGEKIAEGRPVDVAEDPKVIEAYLGEKIVLA